From the genome of Pectobacterium atrosepticum:
GGTATGGGTGTGGTTGAAACAGGTATGGCGTGGTTTTGGCCGAATTGGCGTCTTGAACGCTGGTTTACGGTAACAGGCCTTGAGCACATACTCCCTGAGAACGAACGAGAGCAAGGAGTCTTGCTTATCGGACTGCATTTTTTAACGTTGGAACTCGGGGCGCGAGTTTTTGGTATGCACAACCCAGGGATCGGCGTGTATCGCCCGAATGATAACAAGCTGATTGACTGGTTACAGACGTGGGGCAGACTGCGATCCAACAAATCCATGCTGGACCGGAAAGATCTTAAAGGAATGATACGCGCCCTCAAGCAAGGTGACATCATCTGGTATGCGCCAGATCATGATTATGGCCCGCGCAGCAGCGTATTCGCCCCTCTGTTTGCCGTAGATACGGCGGCAACAACCCGCGGTAGCTATATGCTGATAAAAACGGCGCGCCCGGCAATCATCCCGTTTGTGCCGCGCCGCTTGCCCGAAGGAAAAGGTTATGAACTGCTGATTCAGCCTGCTGAACAAGGTGCGCCTGTAGATAATGAAGCCGTGACCGCTGCTTGGATGAACAAGGTTGTTGAAAACAATATTCTGCTCGCACCGGATCAATACATGTGGCTACATCGCCGTTTCAAAACTCGCCCAGAAGGCGAGCCGTCCTTTTATTAACTTACACGTTCCGATTGCTCATTTCAGGAACTGCGCACTTTGTTACAGACGAAAAAAAGCAACGGCGACTGCCGTTGCTTTATCTCTCAGACTAACAATCTTTCACACTACACGCAGTTAGCTTTTGATATGCGGTGCAGGAAGTTTTTGGTAAAACTCAACCCATGCCGCATACGCTTCCGGTTTTTGCCACACATGGTAGTGCATGCGCGATATTGTAACGGGATCGCTAAGCAG
Proteins encoded in this window:
- the lpxL gene encoding LpxL/LpxP family Kdo(2)-lipid IV(A) lauroyl/palmitoleoyl acyltransferase, yielding MTQIPSFNRSLLHPRYWLTWLGIGILYLIVLLPYPVLYRIGTALGHLAMRLLPQRVKIAARNLEMCFPQMPQAERNALLRKNFESVGMGVVETGMAWFWPNWRLERWFTVTGLEHILPENEREQGVLLIGLHFLTLELGARVFGMHNPGIGVYRPNDNKLIDWLQTWGRLRSNKSMLDRKDLKGMIRALKQGDIIWYAPDHDYGPRSSVFAPLFAVDTAATTRGSYMLIKTARPAIIPFVPRRLPEGKGYELLIQPAEQGAPVDNEAVTAAWMNKVVENNILLAPDQYMWLHRRFKTRPEGEPSFY